A stretch of DNA from Kiritimatiellia bacterium:
CGCGGAGCTGGACAAGGCGGTCCAGGCCGCGAAGAAGGCCTTCGCCGACTGGTCGCAGTGGACGATCAAGGAGCGCGCGGGCATCTTTTTCAAGTACTACGGCCTGCTTCGGGAGCACGCGGCGGAGCACGCGGATCTGTTCTACCACGAGATGGGCAAGGATCCGAAGGAAACGCCCCTCGAGGTGGCCAAAAGCCTCGAGCTGACGGAGTTCGCCTGCGCCATGCCCGAGGTCTGCACCGGCGACTTCGAGGTCGTCAGCCGCGGCGTGGAGTGCCACGAAGAGAAGGTGCCGCTGGGGGTCGTCGCGTCCATCACGCCGTTCAACTTCCCGCACATGGTGCCCCACTGGACCATGCCCAACGCCCTCGTGCTCGGCAACACGATGGTCATGAAGCCGTCCCGCGAGGCCCCGCTGACCGTCCTGAAGATCGCCGAGTTGCTGAAGGAAGCCGGCCTGCCGGACGGCGTCTTCAACGTCGTATGCGGCGGGCGCGAGGTGGTCAACGCCATCGTCGATCATCCCGACATCGAGGCCATTTCCTTCGTCGGCTCGACGAAGGTCGCCCGGATGGTCTACACCCGGGGGTGCGCGAACCACAAGCGTGTCCTGGCCCTGGGCAGCGCGAACAACCACCTGATCCTGCTGCCCGACGCCCACCCGGAGGGCGCGGCGACGAACATCGCGGCTTCCTACCTCGGCTGCGCGGGGCAGCGTTGCATGTCGGCCTGCGTCCTGGTCGCCGTCGGCGAGGTGGATCACATCATCGCCAAGCTGGTGGAGGAGTCGAAGAAGTACATCCCGGGCGTGAACATGAGCGCCATCGTCAATCCCGAGGCCAAGACCAGCATCACCGGCTACATCGACCGCGCCGAAAAGGAGGGCTTCAAGATTCTTCTGGATGGACGGAACTGCGCGGCGCCGAAGGGCAAGGAGAAAGGCAACTACCTGGGCCCGACGATCATCGAGGCCCGGGCCGGCTCGGAGATCGCGGTGGAGGAGAACTTCGGCCCGATCCTGACCATCGTCCGGGTCAAGACGCTGGACGAGGCGATCGAGGTGGCGAACTCCTCGCCCTACGGCAACGGCGGCTCGGTCTTCACGCAGAGCGGGCGCGCGGCGGAGCTGGTCTGCCGCCGGCTCCAGGTCGGCATGGTCGGCGTCAACGTCGGGGTCCCCGTGCCGCGCGAGCCGTTCTCGTTCGGCGGCTGGAAGGACTCCATCACCGGCGGCGGCGATATCACCGGCAAAAGCTCCATCGGTTTCTGGACCAAGCTGAAGAAGATATCGGTGAAGTGGAATCCCGATAAGCCCGTCAACTGGATGGCATAACGGCGCCCATCCCGGGTTGTCCTTCTCGGGCCCGGGCGGGCGCTTCGAGCGGGCCAGATGAGCCCTGACCACACAGATCCCGCGGATCCGCCGGTCAGCCGCGTGGACCTGCCGCCGGAGCCCCTGCGGACGCTGAAGACGGACACGCTGCTTTCGGGCGTGTCCGCCGCGATCCAGGTCAAGAGCCGGGTTTTGAGCCGGCCCGGCCAGCCGCCGGAATCCGCCTGCGATTTCGAGCTGATCGACCGGGTCGGCCAGGGGGGCATGGGCGAGGTCTTCAGCGCCCGGCAGGTCTCCATGGACCGCGTGGTCGCGGTCAAGCTGCTCAAGCCCGACCTGCAACGCAACGAATCCGCGCGCCTCCTGTTCCTCTCCGAGGCCACGATCACGGGGAAACTGGACCACCCCAACATCATCCCCGTCCACGAACTGGGCCGCGCCGGCGACGGGACGCTGTTCTACGCGATGAAGTACGCGCGCGGCGTCTTCTGGCACCAGGTCATCCGGCAGAAAACCCTGGCGGAGAACCTGGACATCCTGCTCCGCGTGGCGGATGCCATCGCCTTTGCCCACGCGCATTTCATCGTGCACCGGGACATCAAGCCGCAGAACATCCTGGTGGGCGATTTCGGCGAGGTGCTGGTCATGGACTGGGGCGTGGCCCTGTCCGTGCGGCCGGGCGCGAACCAGGTCGAGACGGGAACCCGCGACGCCCGGTGCGGGACGCCCGCCTACATGGCCCCGGAGATGGCCCAGGGCCTCCGGGAACGCGTCTGCGCGGCCAGCGACATCTACCTCCTCGGCGCGGTGCTCTACGAAATCATCGCGGGCCAGCCGCCCCACGCGGGCAAGGACCTCGGCACGGCGCTGAAAAACGCGGAGCGCAACCGGTTCGCCCCCCTGCCCCGCCAGGACGAACTGGCCCGGATCGCCCTCAAG
This window harbors:
- the mmsA gene encoding CoA-acylating methylmalonate-semialdehyde dehydrogenase, translating into MRYSDLSNFIGGKPSNPNVPRMERYSPVDGELLSTLPLSDAAELDKAVQAAKKAFADWSQWTIKERAGIFFKYYGLLREHAAEHADLFYHEMGKDPKETPLEVAKSLELTEFACAMPEVCTGDFEVVSRGVECHEEKVPLGVVASITPFNFPHMVPHWTMPNALVLGNTMVMKPSREAPLTVLKIAELLKEAGLPDGVFNVVCGGREVVNAIVDHPDIEAISFVGSTKVARMVYTRGCANHKRVLALGSANNHLILLPDAHPEGAATNIAASYLGCAGQRCMSACVLVAVGEVDHIIAKLVEESKKYIPGVNMSAIVNPEAKTSITGYIDRAEKEGFKILLDGRNCAAPKGKEKGNYLGPTIIEARAGSEIAVEENFGPILTIVRVKTLDEAIEVANSSPYGNGGSVFTQSGRAAELVCRRLQVGMVGVNVGVPVPREPFSFGGWKDSITGGGDITGKSSIGFWTKLKKISVKWNPDKPVNWMA